From one Choloepus didactylus isolate mChoDid1 chromosome 24, mChoDid1.pri, whole genome shotgun sequence genomic stretch:
- the LOC119520038 gene encoding immunity-related GTPase family M protein-like has protein sequence MVTPLLTDMEESPLSPHTPLSASFPSVMKHHLGSCIPAEAEALRIEKTWTDGKLPEMVSLVTETVRTASCTPVNVAVMGDSGNGMFSFINALRGIGHKEEAAAPTGVVRTTLTRASYSSSHFPNVLLWDLPGTGATTQSLENYQQEMQFSLCDLFIVIASEEFSMNHLRLAKTIDCMGKKFYIVWTKLDRDLNTSALREGELQQNIRGNILENPQKEWVCEPSIFLVSSLDPSLHDFPKLQNTLQKDFTNLRCHGPFLNASPS, from the exons ATG GTCACTCCACTGCTCACAGACATGGAAGAGTCCCCACTGTCCCCTCACACTCCGTTATCTGCATCCTTCCCCTCTGTTATGAAACACCATTTGGGCAGCTGCATTCCAGCTGAGGCAGAGGCCTTGAGAATTGAGAAAACCTGGACAGATGGGAAGTTGCCAGAGATGGTTTCTCTGGTCACAGAGACTGTGAGGACAGCGTCCTGCACACCTGTGAACGTCGCAGTGATGGGGGACTCTGGCAATGGCATGTTCTCCTTCATCAACGCACTGCGGGGCATCGGGCACAAGGAGGAGGCCGCGGCTCCCACTGGGGTGGTGAGAACCACCCTCACTCGTGCCTCCTACTCATCCTCCCATTTCCCAAATGTGCTGCTGTGGGACCTGCCCGGCACAGGGGCTACCACCCAAAGCTTGGAGAATTATCAGCAGGAAATGCAGTTCAGCCTGTGTGATCTCTTCATCGTTATCGCATCTGAAGAGTTCAGCATGAATCACTTGAGGCTTGCCAAGACTATCGACTGCATGGGAAAGAAGTTCTATATTGTCTGGACCAAGCTGGACAGGGACCTCAACACGAGTGCCCTCAGGGAGGGAGAGCTCCAGCAGAATATCCGAGGAAATATCCTGGAAAATCCCCAGAAGGAGTGGGTGTGTGAACCCTCCATATTCCTGGTCTCCAGTCTTGACCCTTCTTTGCACGACTTCCCAAAGCTTCAGAACACATTGCAAAAGGATTTCACCAACCTCAGGTGCCACGGTCCATTCTTAAATGCATCCCCTTCTTAG